In one Candidatus Eisenbacteria bacterium genomic region, the following are encoded:
- a CDS encoding M42 family metallopeptidase: MAVKSLAGRVDSLLPSLLSAFGPPGRESGVRDVLRRALRGLGKVTEDATGNLHLHRPGKGPRLLLAAPMDAAGLIVTRVDSTGLARVAVLGNRNPAELVGATFRFEDGALALLGCDRPKGTKSGAEIEADQLFLETGLGPKEAGRRLRVGSIGAIEDRPIRLGDLWCAANLDSRAGCAAVVAALRATPSPRYDLHVIFSAQSDLSARGAVTGAFGVDPEQAVVVDVAHVDPKETGGAAVGKGPCLGLKESGFLAHPEALALVKRAAAAAHVPTQWLIRESEGSDARAVRAARTGVPTALIAIPARRSGGPVSFVHARDIGQTATLVARLLTTPPKSKGGRR, from the coding sequence GTGGCCGTGAAATCGCTCGCCGGCAGGGTCGACTCGCTCCTCCCTTCCCTCCTCTCAGCGTTCGGGCCGCCCGGCCGGGAGAGCGGCGTCCGCGACGTGCTTCGCCGCGCGCTTCGCGGCCTGGGGAAAGTCACCGAGGACGCGACCGGGAACCTCCATCTCCATCGGCCAGGCAAGGGGCCGCGGCTTCTCCTCGCGGCGCCGATGGATGCCGCCGGCCTGATCGTGACCCGGGTCGACTCCACGGGCCTCGCGCGCGTGGCGGTCCTCGGAAACCGCAATCCCGCCGAGCTCGTGGGCGCCACCTTCCGCTTCGAGGACGGCGCGCTCGCGCTCCTCGGCTGCGATAGACCCAAAGGTACCAAGAGCGGCGCCGAGATCGAGGCGGATCAGCTCTTCCTGGAAACCGGATTGGGGCCGAAGGAAGCGGGGCGCCGGCTCCGCGTCGGCTCGATCGGCGCGATCGAGGATCGGCCGATCCGGCTCGGCGACCTCTGGTGCGCCGCGAATCTCGACAGCAGGGCCGGCTGTGCGGCGGTCGTCGCGGCGCTTCGCGCGACGCCCTCGCCGCGGTACGATCTACACGTGATCTTCAGCGCGCAATCGGACCTGAGCGCCCGCGGGGCGGTCACCGGCGCGTTCGGCGTCGACCCCGAGCAAGCCGTCGTGGTCGACGTGGCGCACGTGGATCCCAAGGAGACGGGCGGCGCGGCGGTCGGAAAGGGCCCCTGCCTGGGACTTAAAGAATCTGGGTTCCTGGCGCACCCCGAGGCGCTCGCGCTCGTAAAGCGCGCCGCCGCGGCGGCGCACGTCCCGACGCAGTGGCTGATCCGCGAGTCGGAAGGAAGCGACGCGCGCGCCGTCCGCGCGGCCCGCACCGGGGTCCCGACGGCTCTGATCGCGATCCCCGCCCGACGGAGCGGCGGTCCGGTCTCCTTCGTTCACGCGCGCGACATCGGCCAGACGGCGACTCTTGTAGCGCGGCTCCTCACGACGCCGCCGAAATCGAAAGGAGGACGGAGATGA
- a CDS encoding PEGA domain-containing protein, with protein sequence MALRLRGVVLSAALLGWTSAAAMTASAAPADSTAAPSGVLRVETIPPGLQVLVDGAPVGRSPIDSLHLPAKTVRVRVLAADPRRFDPARDALPVTIRAGSTVTVFLDLRPSILLRSDPEPAFVLLTARPGDLADSLLGETPLTVKPAWIEGASLRFGRESFADTVLLSSAFLDPAHGPPRVALRGSGLPPPPLGPAPRTSLFRKRWVQWTLVGVGTALSGAAVAFHHQGNEWYDRYLASSDVDQIPDLYDRAARYDRYAAFSLGVGQVCLIGGLLLLFTGQSR encoded by the coding sequence GTGGCCCTCCGGCTTCGCGGCGTCGTGCTTTCGGCGGCGCTGCTCGGCTGGACGTCGGCGGCCGCGATGACCGCGTCGGCCGCGCCCGCCGATTCCACGGCGGCTCCGTCCGGCGTTCTGCGTGTCGAGACGATCCCGCCCGGGCTTCAGGTGCTCGTTGATGGCGCTCCGGTCGGGCGCTCTCCGATCGACTCGCTCCATCTTCCCGCGAAGACGGTCCGTGTGCGTGTTCTCGCCGCGGATCCGCGCCGGTTCGATCCCGCGCGCGACGCGCTCCCCGTGACCATTCGGGCCGGCTCGACGGTGACGGTCTTCCTCGACCTTCGGCCTTCGATTCTCCTGCGATCGGACCCGGAGCCTGCCTTCGTCCTCCTGACCGCCCGTCCCGGCGATCTTGCCGACTCGCTTCTGGGCGAGACGCCCCTCACGGTCAAGCCCGCGTGGATCGAGGGAGCGTCGCTCCGCTTCGGGCGTGAATCGTTCGCCGACACCGTGCTCCTGAGCTCGGCGTTCCTGGACCCCGCGCATGGACCGCCCCGGGTCGCGCTCCGCGGGTCGGGTCTCCCGCCTCCTCCGCTGGGCCCCGCCCCGCGAACGTCGCTGTTCCGCAAGCGCTGGGTGCAGTGGACCCTGGTCGGCGTGGGGACGGCCCTCTCGGGAGCGGCCGTCGCCTTCCACCATCAAGGGAACGAGTGGTACGACCGCTATCTGGCCTCCTCGGACGTCGACCAGATCCCGGACCTCTACGACCGCGCGGCCCGCTATGACCGGTACGCGGCGTTCTCGCTGGGGGTGGGCCAGGTCTGCCTGATCGGGGGGCTCCTCCTCCTCTTTACCGGCCAGTCCCGGTGA
- a CDS encoding NADH-quinone oxidoreductase subunit N produces MIEPLLIVSITGILLLLVDLLLPHGKKHLSAYFALAGVLYAMARTAAQWGMSQTGYSGMAVLDNLSTLFNLLFLGSTGLVILLSMPFLRKDNVEHSEYYALLLFATVGMMVLASSLDLITLFLGIEVLSISLYILAGYRRDSDASNEAAMKYFLLGAFASSILLYGIALVYGATGTTNLAKIAESVSGAAGPIPEGLLFSGVALILVGLAFKVAAAPFHMWTPDVYEGAPTPITAFLSAGPKAAAFAAILRVFFVGFGPIQSEWDSILSVIAALTMTIGNIAAIAQTNVKRMLAYSSIAHSGYVLIGIVAGGATGGAAAVFYLIAYVAMNLGAFAVIVLLEHKGQRGEELRDYNGLGFRYPVIGALLSLFMISLSGIPPTVGFTGKLYLFGAAVQSGHVLLAVIGVLNSAISIFYYLRLMVLMYMREAQEALPAIRVPVTLALVLLVTAAATLWPGLFPGTWLDAAREGVKALFS; encoded by the coding sequence ATGATCGAGCCGCTGCTGATCGTCTCGATCACCGGGATCCTGCTCCTCCTGGTCGACCTGCTGCTCCCGCACGGGAAGAAACACCTCTCCGCGTATTTCGCCCTCGCCGGCGTCCTGTATGCCATGGCCCGGACCGCCGCGCAGTGGGGGATGTCGCAGACCGGTTATTCCGGCATGGCGGTGCTCGATAACCTCTCGACGCTCTTCAACCTGCTCTTCCTGGGGAGCACGGGGCTCGTGATCCTGCTTTCCATGCCGTTCCTCCGGAAGGACAACGTCGAGCACTCGGAGTACTACGCGCTGCTCCTCTTCGCGACGGTCGGGATGATGGTCCTCGCCTCGAGCCTCGACCTGATCACGCTCTTTCTCGGGATCGAGGTCCTCTCGATCTCGCTCTACATTCTCGCGGGCTACCGCCGCGACTCCGACGCCTCGAACGAGGCGGCGATGAAATATTTCCTCCTCGGCGCGTTCGCCTCGTCGATCCTCCTCTATGGGATCGCGCTCGTCTACGGCGCCACCGGGACGACGAACCTCGCCAAGATCGCCGAGAGCGTGAGCGGCGCGGCCGGCCCCATCCCGGAGGGGCTCCTCTTCTCGGGGGTTGCCCTGATCCTGGTCGGGCTCGCCTTCAAGGTGGCCGCGGCCCCGTTCCACATGTGGACGCCGGACGTCTACGAGGGCGCGCCGACCCCGATCACGGCATTCCTCTCGGCCGGACCGAAGGCGGCGGCGTTCGCCGCGATTCTCCGCGTCTTCTTCGTCGGGTTCGGGCCGATCCAGTCGGAGTGGGACTCGATCCTATCCGTGATCGCCGCCCTCACCATGACGATCGGGAACATCGCGGCGATCGCCCAGACCAACGTGAAGCGGATGCTCGCCTACTCGAGCATCGCCCATTCGGGATACGTCCTGATCGGGATCGTCGCGGGCGGCGCGACGGGGGGCGCGGCCGCGGTCTTCTACCTCATCGCGTACGTGGCGATGAACCTGGGCGCGTTCGCGGTGATCGTGCTGCTCGAGCACAAGGGGCAGCGGGGGGAGGAGCTGCGCGACTACAACGGGCTCGGATTCCGGTACCCGGTCATCGGAGCGCTGCTTTCCCTGTTCATGATCTCGCTCTCGGGGATCCCGCCGACGGTGGGCTTCACGGGGAAGCTCTATCTCTTCGGCGCCGCCGTCCAGTCCGGGCACGTTCTCCTGGCCGTGATCGGCGTCTTGAACAGCGCGATCTCGATCTTCTACTACCTGCGGCTGATGGTCCTCATGTACATGCGCGAGGCGCAGGAGGCCCTGCCCGCGATCCGGGTGCCGGTCACGCTGGCCCTGGTCCTCCTCGTCACCGCCGCGGCCACGCTCTGGCCGGGCCTCTTCCCGGGCACCTGGCTCGACGCCGCGCGCGAGGGAGTGAAGGCGCTCTTCTCGTAA
- a CDS encoding pyridoxal phosphate-dependent aminotransferase, with protein MKVSERGDKAQASPIRRLAPYADEAVKSGARVYYLNIGQPDLPTPEIVMERIRSYPGKYVPYSPSAGIPEFQKGMAAYYAQQGLQVAPAEVLTTVGGSEALQFAFWALFNPGDEVLLFEPFYTNYATMALVAGVGVKPLTCDSRTGYHLPPIEAIERAVGPKTRGVLICAPSNPTGTAYTAAEIDAIVDLAKRKDLWIITDEAYREFIYDGTKCESPMTRKGAEERTVLVDSISKRLNMCGARVGALVTKNAAVRDACLKFAQARLSPPTLGQYAAAVIDQVPASYTQGVVAEFKKRRDLVLEGLGKIPGAFARKPEGAFYLMAELPVPDAEEFVIWMLKEYRKDGATVMVAPGDGFYATPGRGKNEIRFAYVLETGALTKAMEVLAGALEAYPIRVAK; from the coding sequence ATGAAGGTCTCCGAACGCGGGGACAAGGCGCAAGCCTCCCCCATCCGCCGCCTCGCCCCCTACGCGGACGAAGCGGTGAAGAGCGGGGCCAGGGTCTATTACCTGAACATCGGCCAACCCGATCTGCCCACGCCGGAGATCGTGATGGAGCGCATTCGTAGCTACCCTGGGAAGTACGTCCCGTACAGCCCGTCGGCGGGAATTCCCGAGTTCCAGAAAGGAATGGCCGCCTACTACGCGCAGCAAGGGCTCCAGGTCGCGCCGGCCGAGGTGCTCACGACGGTGGGCGGGAGCGAGGCGCTCCAGTTCGCTTTCTGGGCCCTCTTCAACCCGGGCGACGAGGTCCTCCTCTTCGAGCCCTTCTACACGAACTACGCCACGATGGCGCTGGTCGCCGGCGTGGGCGTGAAGCCCCTCACGTGCGACTCGCGGACCGGCTACCACCTCCCCCCGATCGAGGCGATCGAGCGGGCCGTGGGCCCGAAGACACGCGGCGTCCTGATCTGCGCGCCCTCGAACCCGACCGGGACCGCATACACCGCGGCGGAAATCGACGCGATCGTCGACTTGGCCAAGCGGAAGGATCTCTGGATCATCACGGACGAGGCGTACCGCGAGTTCATCTACGACGGAACGAAGTGCGAAAGCCCCATGACCCGCAAGGGCGCCGAGGAGCGCACCGTTCTGGTCGACTCGATCTCCAAGCGGTTGAACATGTGCGGCGCGCGCGTCGGCGCCCTCGTGACCAAGAACGCCGCGGTCCGCGACGCCTGCTTGAAGTTCGCGCAGGCACGGTTGTCGCCGCCGACCCTGGGCCAGTACGCGGCGGCGGTGATCGACCAGGTGCCGGCCTCCTATACGCAGGGGGTCGTCGCGGAGTTCAAGAAGCGACGGGACCTCGTGCTCGAAGGCCTCGGGAAGATCCCCGGCGCGTTCGCCCGGAAGCCGGAAGGCGCGTTCTACCTCATGGCCGAGCTTCCCGTCCCCGACGCCGAGGAGTTCGTGATCTGGATGCTGAAGGAATACCGGAAGGACGGAGCGACCGTCATGGTCGCGCCCGGTGACGGCTTCTACGCCACGCCGGGCCGCGGGAAGAACGAGATCCGCTTCGCCTACGTCCTCGAGACGGGCGCGCTCACCAAGGCGATGGAGGTTCTGGCCGGCGCGCTGGAGGCGTACCCGATCCGGGTCGCCAAGTAG
- a CDS encoding divalent-cation tolerance protein CutA has translation MAERKTKRPRPRAPRSRRRVPRAVVILSAYPSRAAAERAARALVRSRAVACATVTPNGRAFYRWEGKERADSSTLLWGKTTASRARAAVLAIRASHPDRVPEILVLQVQGGHAPYLAWIEKEVGPR, from the coding sequence ATGGCTGAGCGAAAGACGAAGCGTCCGCGGCCCCGCGCTCCCCGCTCGCGGCGCCGCGTCCCCCGCGCGGTCGTGATCCTCTCGGCCTATCCGAGCCGGGCTGCCGCGGAGCGGGCCGCCCGAGCGCTCGTGCGCTCCCGCGCCGTCGCGTGCGCCACCGTCACCCCGAACGGGCGCGCCTTCTATCGGTGGGAAGGGAAGGAGCGCGCGGACTCGAGCACCCTTCTCTGGGGTAAGACGACCGCCTCCCGCGCCCGCGCCGCGGTCTTGGCGATACGGGCATCGCATCCCGATCGCGTTCCCGAGATCCTGGTCCTCCAGGTCCAGGGCGGCCACGCGCCCTATCTCGCGTGGATCGAGAAGGAGGTCGGGCCGCGGTGA
- a CDS encoding amidohydrolase has translation MTAPVDLLLHGATLLDASIASRPAKGPRGRRAPDTAVWVRGDRIMAVGPLADLKARAGRKAKRLDLKGGTLTPGFTDAHIHLVTWIRALGEPWLRAQDTRSIEIAAAERAKAAPGEEWLLLRGWVPREWASSERSRALLDRIAPERPLVLHAVDGHSVWGNRAAFERAGIDDRGGDPPGGSVERDRSGAPTGVLIEEARKLMTERIRRATPTRDDLAAAIAKARSLGITSAHDFDRAGTWRAAAELEREGKLRFRLLLSVPVSSLEAGETLGLAAGLGGERLRVGPVKMFADGTLGSATALLEEPYEGSGDRGIEVTPPAELAAACARAADAGLSVAIHAIGDRAVRHALDAIESCLLAGKRFPLPPRVEHVQLSRSEDWERFHRLGVLASVQPIHQLTDRAVARLHWGRRTARSYAWKSLAGAGARLAFGSDAPFDRAGPLLGLQAALLRREGEEPPDEAFHPEQRIRLARALRAHLEEGHRAAGWPLHLGRLAPGFAADLVHFDHDLRETAVDRWHRVRAVRTWVGGSQAYGPTRRG, from the coding sequence GTGACCGCGCCGGTCGACCTGCTCCTCCACGGCGCCACGCTCCTCGATGCCTCGATCGCCTCGCGCCCCGCGAAAGGACCGCGAGGGCGGCGCGCGCCTGACACGGCGGTGTGGGTCCGAGGAGACCGAATCATGGCGGTCGGCCCCCTCGCCGATCTCAAAGCCCGCGCCGGCCGCAAGGCGAAGCGCCTCGACCTCAAGGGTGGAACCCTGACCCCCGGCTTCACCGACGCCCATATCCACCTGGTGACGTGGATTCGCGCGCTGGGCGAGCCGTGGCTTCGGGCGCAGGACACGCGGTCGATCGAGATCGCCGCCGCGGAGCGGGCGAAGGCCGCGCCGGGGGAAGAGTGGCTTCTCCTGCGCGGCTGGGTGCCCCGGGAGTGGGCGTCCTCGGAGAGGTCTCGAGCGCTCCTGGATCGGATCGCGCCCGAGCGGCCGCTCGTCCTCCACGCCGTGGACGGGCACTCGGTCTGGGGAAATCGAGCCGCGTTCGAGCGAGCCGGAATCGACGACCGCGGTGGCGACCCTCCGGGCGGGAGCGTGGAGCGCGACCGCTCCGGCGCTCCGACCGGGGTCCTGATCGAGGAAGCGCGAAAGCTCATGACCGAGAGGATCCGGCGCGCGACCCCGACCCGGGACGACCTCGCGGCCGCGATCGCGAAGGCCCGCTCCCTCGGCATCACGAGCGCCCACGACTTCGATCGGGCGGGCACGTGGCGCGCCGCGGCCGAGCTGGAGCGGGAGGGCAAGCTCCGCTTCCGACTCCTCCTGTCGGTGCCGGTGAGCTCGCTCGAGGCGGGCGAAACGTTGGGGCTCGCGGCCGGCCTGGGCGGGGAGCGCCTCCGGGTCGGGCCGGTGAAGATGTTCGCCGACGGGACCCTAGGCTCGGCGACCGCCCTGCTCGAGGAGCCGTACGAGGGGAGCGGCGATCGAGGGATCGAGGTGACGCCGCCCGCCGAGCTCGCGGCCGCGTGCGCGCGGGCCGCGGACGCCGGCCTCTCGGTCGCCATTCACGCGATCGGTGATCGGGCCGTTCGTCACGCGCTCGACGCGATCGAATCATGCCTGCTGGCCGGGAAGCGCTTCCCGCTTCCGCCCCGCGTGGAGCACGTTCAGCTATCCCGATCCGAGGATTGGGAGCGATTCCACCGCCTCGGGGTTCTCGCATCCGTGCAGCCGATCCATCAGCTGACCGACCGCGCCGTGGCCCGCCTCCACTGGGGTCGGCGGACCGCACGATCCTACGCCTGGAAAAGCCTTGCAGGAGCGGGCGCGCGCCTCGCATTCGGATCGGACGCGCCGTTCGATCGGGCCGGGCCCCTGCTCGGGCTCCAGGCGGCGCTCCTGCGTCGTGAGGGCGAGGAGCCGCCGGACGAGGCATTCCACCCGGAGCAGCGGATCCGACTGGCGCGGGCCCTGCGCGCCCACCTCGAAGAGGGGCACCGAGCCGCGGGCTGGCCCCTCCACCTAGGGCGCCTCGCGCCCGGCTTCGCGGCCGATCTGGTCCATTTCGACCACGATCTGCGCGAAACGGCGGTCGATCGGTGGCATCGCGTGCGTGCGGTCCGAACGTGGGTCGGTGGGAGCCAGGCCTACGGCCCTACCCGAAGGGGCTGA
- a CDS encoding M42 family metallopeptidase, protein MSRAAAPTFEERFLETFSNAVGVSGGEESVRAAVVDAVKDHVDSLEVDAMGSLVARIAPTGKRRRPHVMLCAHMDEIGVMITGIESDGRLRFRKVGGIDSRILVGQVFRIGSNGLRGVSGTLPPHLITRADREKVAAVEDLYLDIGAASREEAQGRVAIGDYATFDTTYESWGDTRKGKAFDDRVGCAALASLVRQRPPVPVTAVWSVQEEVGLRGAAAAARRVAPDLAVVLEGTASGEAPGMAPEESAPLMGGGPALTVQDRSLMADARLVDLIERTARQRKIPTQWKRPGIGGTDAGRIALSGAGVPSAVISIPCRYIHAPAAYLDIRDARRMVALVWHLLDSLTKEWP, encoded by the coding sequence GTGAGTCGCGCTGCCGCGCCCACTTTCGAGGAGCGATTCCTCGAGACGTTCTCGAATGCCGTCGGCGTGAGCGGCGGCGAGGAGAGCGTGCGCGCCGCCGTCGTGGACGCGGTGAAGGACCACGTCGACTCGCTGGAGGTCGACGCGATGGGAAGCCTGGTCGCCCGGATCGCGCCCACGGGGAAGCGGCGCCGACCGCACGTCATGCTCTGCGCCCACATGGACGAGATAGGCGTGATGATCACCGGCATCGAGTCGGACGGCCGGCTCCGGTTCCGGAAGGTCGGAGGAATCGACTCGAGGATCCTGGTGGGCCAGGTGTTTCGCATCGGGTCGAACGGGCTACGCGGCGTTTCGGGAACCCTGCCGCCGCATCTCATCACGCGCGCCGACCGCGAGAAGGTGGCGGCGGTCGAGGATCTCTACCTGGATATCGGCGCGGCGTCACGCGAGGAAGCGCAGGGGCGCGTCGCCATCGGCGACTACGCGACGTTCGATACGACGTACGAGAGCTGGGGAGACACGCGCAAGGGAAAAGCGTTCGATGACCGCGTCGGGTGCGCGGCGCTCGCGAGCCTGGTGCGCCAGCGTCCGCCCGTACCTGTGACCGCGGTCTGGAGCGTCCAGGAAGAGGTCGGATTGCGCGGCGCCGCGGCGGCCGCCCGGCGCGTGGCGCCCGACCTCGCCGTCGTGCTCGAAGGCACTGCCTCGGGGGAAGCTCCGGGAATGGCGCCCGAAGAGTCGGCGCCACTCATGGGAGGCGGGCCCGCGCTCACCGTGCAGGATCGGAGCCTGATGGCCGACGCGCGCTTGGTGGACTTGATCGAGCGGACGGCGCGGCAGCGGAAGATCCCCACCCAGTGGAAGCGGCCGGGCATCGGCGGCACCGACGCCGGACGGATCGCCCTCTCGGGAGCCGGGGTTCCGTCCGCGGTGATCTCCATCCCCTGTCGCTACATCCATGCCCCGGCCGCATACCTCGACATCCGGGACGCGCGGCGCATGGTCGCCCTCGTCTGGCACTTGCTTGACTCTCTGACAAAGGAGTGGCCGTGA
- a CDS encoding M42 family metallopeptidase, whose translation MPRAAERSTTEWLEHLTVLPGTPGHEQAAAREIERAFSLYADRVERDRVGNLRAWIDGAGDPPRPRALLAAHMDRIGFLVKSVEPGGYLRLTELGGFDPRTLLGKEVLIHSKTPMAAVFGTRPPHLQKPGESDRVLPVEELYLDTGRPEREVRRRAPVGTPVTLRQPPVPLLGGRLAAPAMDDRAGIVVLLRTLETLSRDRPAWDVVAVATVEEEFAAICFGARTATESIDPQLGIAIDVSHGDMPGAREGDTVPLGGGPSLCVGGNIHPKVVEGLRASSRALGMTVQIEGCPMGSSTDAMDIQIAREGVPTAVIGIPCRYMHTGIETVEPRDVDACAHLLAHYLAALPVEWRATEVLK comes from the coding sequence ATGCCTCGCGCGGCTGAGAGAAGCACGACCGAATGGCTGGAGCATTTGACCGTGCTCCCGGGCACGCCGGGCCACGAGCAGGCCGCCGCGCGGGAGATCGAGAGGGCCTTCTCCCTCTACGCCGACCGCGTGGAGCGGGACCGCGTGGGAAATCTCCGCGCGTGGATCGACGGCGCCGGCGATCCGCCGCGCCCTCGCGCGCTCCTCGCCGCCCACATGGACCGGATCGGATTTCTTGTGAAGTCGGTCGAGCCCGGGGGCTACCTCAGGCTCACCGAGCTGGGCGGGTTCGATCCGCGCACGCTTCTCGGCAAGGAAGTCCTGATCCATTCCAAGACCCCGATGGCCGCGGTCTTCGGAACAAGGCCGCCCCATCTCCAGAAACCCGGCGAGTCGGACCGCGTCCTCCCCGTCGAAGAGCTTTATCTCGACACGGGGCGCCCCGAGCGCGAGGTGCGTCGCCGGGCCCCGGTCGGAACGCCGGTCACGCTGCGCCAGCCCCCGGTTCCGCTCCTGGGCGGCCGCCTGGCCGCGCCCGCGATGGACGACCGCGCTGGGATCGTCGTGCTCCTGCGTACCCTCGAGACCCTGAGCCGCGATCGTCCGGCCTGGGACGTCGTCGCGGTCGCGACGGTCGAGGAGGAGTTCGCCGCCATCTGCTTCGGCGCGAGAACGGCCACGGAGTCGATCGACCCGCAGCTCGGCATCGCGATCGACGTGAGCCACGGCGACATGCCGGGCGCCCGCGAGGGCGACACGGTTCCGCTCGGCGGCGGCCCATCGCTCTGCGTCGGGGGAAACATCCACCCCAAGGTGGTCGAGGGGCTGCGCGCCAGCAGCCGCGCGCTCGGCATGACGGTCCAGATCGAGGGCTGCCCGATGGGCTCGTCCACGGACGCGATGGACATCCAGATCGCCCGCGAGGGAGTCCCGACCGCGGTGATCGGGATCCCCTGCCGCTACATGCACACCGGCATCGAGACCGTCGAGCCGCGGGACGTCGACGCGTGCGCGCATCTCCTCGCGCACTACCTCGCCGCCCTTCCCGTGGAGTGGCGTGCGACCGAGGTTCTGAAGTGA
- a CDS encoding glycosyltransferase family 4 protein, whose protein sequence is MSALRIAVALPHLGVYGGVRRFLELGRIWVARGHDVALLTPETRGVERPWLRFDGRVGTLEELRPGRWDAVLSPDPALFLDADAEGALRVFYAVLEGARGSVRAWRRADLVLANSAGMRRYLARRGVQAVDAAGGVNLEMFWPRDPDPRLDRFRAGSPVKALVYGRLSRPRKGSWAAARAVEAAARATGVSVELTLFDAPPNGEPEPKLPRALSIPFRWALRPTQEELRGLYADADLFVSGERRAGWCNTAAEAMACGAAVVCTRSGTEDFAVDGGTAAVARWPWAWALARKVAPLLRDPSARAALAARGRGRIAEFTWERAADRIERAIHERLGGKSNG, encoded by the coding sequence ATGAGCGCCCTTCGAATCGCGGTCGCGCTGCCTCATCTGGGGGTCTACGGCGGTGTTCGGAGGTTCTTGGAGCTGGGGCGAATCTGGGTGGCGCGCGGGCACGATGTCGCGTTGCTCACGCCGGAGACGCGCGGGGTCGAGCGCCCGTGGCTTCGCTTCGACGGGCGCGTCGGGACGCTCGAGGAGCTTCGGCCCGGGCGGTGGGACGCCGTGCTCTCGCCCGACCCGGCGCTCTTCCTCGACGCCGATGCCGAAGGGGCGCTCCGGGTTTTCTACGCCGTCCTGGAAGGCGCCCGCGGCTCCGTCAGGGCGTGGCGGCGCGCGGACCTCGTGCTGGCGAACTCGGCGGGGATGCGGCGCTACCTCGCCCGACGCGGCGTGCAGGCCGTCGACGCGGCGGGCGGCGTGAATCTGGAGATGTTCTGGCCGCGCGACCCCGACCCGCGCCTCGACCGGTTCCGCGCGGGGAGCCCTGTGAAGGCGCTCGTCTATGGGCGGCTGTCGCGGCCAAGGAAGGGATCGTGGGCGGCCGCGCGCGCGGTGGAAGCCGCGGCCCGCGCCACCGGCGTCTCGGTCGAGCTCACGCTCTTCGACGCGCCTCCGAACGGTGAGCCGGAGCCGAAGCTCCCGCGGGCCCTCTCCATACCGTTTCGCTGGGCGCTCCGCCCGACTCAGGAAGAGCTTCGGGGGCTCTATGCCGACGCGGACCTCTTCGTGAGCGGCGAGCGGAGGGCCGGATGGTGCAACACCGCGGCGGAGGCGATGGCTTGCGGCGCCGCGGTCGTCTGCACCCGAAGCGGAACCGAGGATTTCGCCGTCGACGGCGGGACGGCCGCCGTGGCCCGGTGGCCCTGGGCGTGGGCGCTGGCGCGCAAGGTCGCGCCGCTCCTCCGCGATCCGTCGGCACGGGCCGCGCTCGCCGCGCGAGGGCGGGGGCGGATCGCCGAGTTCACCTGGGAGCGCGCGGCCGACCGGATCGAGCGCGCAATCCACGAGCGCCTGGGAGGGAAGAGCAATGGCTGA